The Pseudomonas allokribbensis genome has a window encoding:
- a CDS encoding formate dehydrogenase subunit gamma produces the protein MSNKTILRYTANQRTNHWLVAILFFMAGLSGLALFHPSMFWLTNLFGGGPWTRVLHPFMGVLMFVLFLGLVFRFWRSNFFIDNDWKWLRRIDRVLINDEETVPPVGKYNAGQKMLFWTLLLCMLGLLFTGLVIWRAYFSHYFGITTIRWAMLLHALAGFVLILSIIVHIYAGIWIKGSVDAMLHGWVSRAWAKKHHALWYRDVVSKETPERPVTKKG, from the coding sequence ATGAGCAACAAGACGATCCTGCGCTACACCGCCAACCAGCGCACCAACCACTGGCTGGTGGCGATTCTGTTCTTCATGGCCGGGCTTTCGGGGCTGGCGCTGTTTCATCCGTCGATGTTCTGGTTGACCAACCTGTTCGGCGGCGGGCCGTGGACGCGGGTTCTGCACCCGTTCATGGGTGTGCTGATGTTCGTGCTGTTCCTTGGCCTGGTGTTTCGCTTCTGGCGTTCGAACTTCTTCATCGACAACGACTGGAAGTGGCTGCGGCGCATCGACCGGGTGCTGATCAATGACGAAGAGACTGTGCCGCCGGTGGGCAAATACAACGCCGGGCAGAAGATGCTGTTCTGGACTTTACTGCTGTGCATGCTCGGGCTGTTGTTCACGGGGCTGGTGATCTGGCGCGCGTACTTCAGTCATTACTTCGGCATCACCACGATTCGCTGGGCGATGTTGCTGCATGCACTGGCGGGGTTTGTGCTGATCCTGAGCATCATCGTGCACATCTATGCCGGCATCTGGATCAAAGGCTCGGTGGACGCGATGCTGCATGGTTGGGTCAGTCGCGCCTGGGCCAAGAAACATCACGCACTCTGGTATCGCGACGTGGTTTCCAAGGAAACACCGGAGCGACCGGTCACCAAAAAGGGCTGA
- the fdhE gene encoding formate dehydrogenase accessory protein FdhE, giving the protein MPTILEPGEIEAAASAPPFLYLPPHNLFLLRAERLERLADGHPLADYLRLIAGLCRVQQQILDDPPSTGPIDEQRIEVCRQHGMPPFAADTLIREDAWQAYLDALLQRYNAPEQTAVTEALTTLRVASAGQLRAWAVALVSGQYSLVPAALVPFLGAALQTAWSHWLLSAPNLQLAPGNSLSQCPACGSPAMAGVIRHRGKHNGLRYLVCSLCACEWHVVRVKCVYCEQSKGLEYLSLEDDRHAANQAPLRAEVCPSCNSYLKLLYLENDADAEALSADLSSLLLDMRLAQDGYQRLAPNLLLAPGDE; this is encoded by the coding sequence TTGCCAACCATTCTTGAACCCGGGGAAATCGAAGCGGCGGCCAGTGCGCCGCCGTTTCTGTATTTGCCGCCGCACAATCTTTTCCTGCTGCGCGCCGAACGTCTGGAACGCTTGGCGGACGGCCATCCGCTGGCCGACTACCTGCGCCTGATCGCCGGATTGTGTCGCGTGCAGCAGCAGATCCTCGACGATCCGCCCTCGACCGGGCCGATCGATGAGCAACGGATCGAAGTCTGCCGGCAACACGGCATGCCGCCGTTCGCCGCCGACACCTTGATCCGCGAGGACGCGTGGCAGGCGTACCTCGACGCCTTGCTGCAACGCTACAACGCGCCGGAGCAAACCGCCGTGACCGAAGCGCTGACGACACTGCGGGTTGCCAGCGCCGGTCAGTTGCGGGCCTGGGCCGTGGCGCTGGTCAGCGGTCAGTATTCGCTGGTGCCGGCGGCGCTGGTGCCATTTCTCGGCGCGGCGTTGCAAACGGCCTGGAGCCATTGGCTGCTGAGTGCGCCGAATCTGCAACTGGCGCCTGGCAACAGCCTCAGCCAATGCCCGGCCTGTGGTTCGCCGGCCATGGCCGGGGTGATCCGCCATCGCGGCAAACACAATGGCTTGCGCTATCTGGTGTGTTCGCTGTGCGCCTGTGAATGGCATGTAGTGCGGGTCAAATGCGTGTATTGCGAACAGAGCAAAGGGCTTGAGTACCTGAGCCTTGAGGATGATCGTCACGCTGCCAATCAGGCGCCGTTGCGGGCGGAGGTCTGCCCGAGTTGCAACAGCTACCTGAAATTGCTGTACCTGGAAAACGATGCGGACGCTGAAGCGCTGTCGGCGGATTTGAGCAGTCTGTTGCTGGACATGCGTCTGGCCCAGGACGGTTATCAGCGATTGGCGCCGAATCTGTTGCTGGCGCCCGGAGACGAATGA